A window from Streptomyces subrutilus encodes these proteins:
- a CDS encoding YlxR family protein has product MSGRTQARACPERTCVGCRERAAKNDLLRIVAVGDECVPDPRGTLPGRGAYVHPAVVCLDQAVRRRAFPRALRSAGALDTAELRKAVAVEAGATP; this is encoded by the coding sequence GTGTCTGGCCGGACGCAAGCCCGCGCATGCCCCGAACGCACCTGTGTGGGGTGTCGGGAGCGAGCGGCCAAGAACGATCTGCTGCGCATCGTGGCGGTGGGGGACGAATGCGTCCCCGATCCGCGCGGTACGCTGCCGGGCCGGGGTGCCTACGTGCACCCCGCCGTGGTCTGCCTCGACCAGGCGGTCCGCCGACGCGCGTTCCCCCGGGCCCTCCGGTCCGCCGGGGCGCTCGACACGGCGGAACTGCGCAAAGCCGTGGCCGTCGAGGCCGGGGCGACACCGTAA
- the nusA gene encoding transcription termination factor NusA gives MDIDMSALRGLVREKEISFDLLVEAIESALLIAYHRTDGSFRRARVELDRTNGHVVVWAKEDPRDLEEGQEPKEFDDTPSDFGRIAATTAKQVILQRLRDAEDDLTFGEFAGREGDVITGVVQQGKDPKNVLVDIGKLEAILPVQEQVPGEEYTHGLRLKAYVVRVAKGVRGPSVTLSRTHPNLVKKLFSLEVPEIADGSVEISAIAREAGHRTKIAVRSTRSGLNPKGACIGPMGSRVRNVMAELHGEKIDIVDWSDDPAEMVANALSPARVSEVEVVDWDTRSARVTVPDYQLSLAIGKEGQNARLAARLTGWRIDIRPDTEQPSGEGRDGE, from the coding sequence GTGGACATCGACATGAGTGCCCTGCGGGGTCTGGTCCGGGAGAAGGAGATCTCCTTCGACCTGCTCGTCGAGGCGATCGAGTCGGCCCTCCTCATCGCGTACCACCGGACCGACGGGAGCTTCCGCCGCGCACGCGTCGAGCTGGACCGCACCAACGGTCACGTGGTCGTGTGGGCGAAGGAAGACCCGAGGGACCTCGAAGAGGGACAGGAACCCAAGGAGTTCGACGACACCCCGTCGGACTTCGGCCGGATCGCCGCGACGACCGCCAAGCAGGTCATCCTGCAGCGGCTGCGCGACGCCGAGGACGACCTGACCTTCGGCGAGTTCGCCGGCCGCGAGGGCGACGTCATCACCGGCGTGGTCCAGCAGGGCAAGGACCCCAAGAACGTCCTCGTCGACATCGGCAAGCTGGAGGCCATCCTGCCGGTGCAGGAGCAGGTCCCCGGCGAGGAGTACACGCACGGCCTGCGCCTGAAGGCGTACGTGGTGCGGGTGGCGAAGGGTGTCCGCGGTCCGTCCGTGACCCTGTCGCGGACCCACCCCAACCTGGTGAAGAAGCTCTTCTCGCTGGAGGTCCCGGAGATCGCCGACGGCAGCGTCGAGATCTCGGCGATCGCCCGCGAGGCCGGCCACCGCACCAAGATCGCCGTCCGGTCCACGCGTTCCGGCCTCAACCCCAAGGGCGCCTGCATCGGCCCGATGGGCAGCCGGGTGCGCAACGTGATGGCCGAGCTGCACGGCGAGAAGATCGACATCGTCGACTGGTCGGACGACCCGGCGGAGATGGTCGCCAACGCGCTGTCACCCGCGCGGGTGAGCGAGGTCGAGGTCGTCGACTGGGACACCCGCTCCGCCCGGGTGACCGTGCCCGACTACCAGCTGTCGCTGGCCATCGGCAAGGAGGGCCAGAACGCCCGCCTCGCCGCGCGGCTCACCGGCTGGCGCATCGACATCCGTCCCGACACCGAGCAGCCCTCGGGCGAGGGCCGGGACGGGGAATAA
- the rimP gene encoding ribosome maturation factor RimP, with the protein MSTTQSDRLRALLEPLVAAKGLDLEEIELSKAGKRRMLRITVDSDEGVELDACAELSREVSDRLDESDAMGEDEYVLEVGSPGADRPLTEHRHYVRATGRLVKFQLAEDGELIARILGVDDEGLDLEVPGVKGRKATARRIAFTDIAKARVEIEFNRKDKKEEEA; encoded by the coding sequence ATGAGCACCACCCAGAGCGACAGGCTGCGCGCATTGCTGGAGCCGCTCGTCGCCGCCAAGGGCCTGGACCTCGAAGAGATCGAGCTGTCCAAGGCGGGCAAGCGCCGGATGCTGCGGATCACCGTGGACTCCGACGAGGGCGTGGAGCTGGACGCGTGCGCCGAGCTGAGTCGTGAGGTCTCCGACCGGCTCGACGAGTCCGACGCGATGGGCGAGGACGAATACGTCCTGGAGGTCGGCTCCCCAGGGGCGGACCGCCCCCTGACCGAGCACCGCCACTACGTGCGGGCGACCGGCCGCCTCGTGAAGTTCCAGCTGGCCGAGGACGGGGAACTGATCGCCCGCATCCTCGGCGTCGACGACGAGGGGCTGGACCTCGAAGTACCGGGCGTGAAGGGCCGCAAGGCGACCGCCCGCCGCATCGCGTTCACCGACATCGCCAAGGCGCGTGTCGAGATCGAGTTCAACCGCAAGGACAAGAAGGAAGAGGAGGCGTAG
- a CDS encoding DUF4439 domain-containing protein: MKPEPAAGNPLEAAQAALAAEHAAAYGYGVIGARAAARAGEARDAYGGHLARRDALARTVRELGGAPRAAEAAYVLPFQVRTPADAERLAAEIEDRVAGAYSDLVRAAQGPLRREAADALTAAAVRAARWRGVGVAFPGLAERTEPARTS, translated from the coding sequence GTGAAGCCCGAACCCGCCGCCGGCAACCCCCTGGAGGCCGCCCAGGCCGCACTGGCCGCCGAGCACGCGGCCGCGTACGGCTACGGCGTGATCGGGGCCCGGGCCGCCGCCCGCGCGGGCGAGGCGCGCGACGCGTACGGCGGCCACCTGGCCCGGCGCGACGCGCTGGCCCGGACCGTACGGGAGCTGGGCGGTGCGCCGCGGGCCGCGGAGGCGGCGTACGTCCTGCCGTTCCAGGTGCGCACCCCGGCGGACGCCGAGCGGCTGGCCGCCGAGATCGAGGACCGGGTGGCGGGCGCGTACTCCGATCTGGTGCGGGCCGCGCAGGGCCCGTTGCGCCGCGAGGCGGCGGACGCGCTGACCGCCGCGGCCGTGCGCGCGGCGCGCTGGCGCGGTGTCGGCGTAGCCTTCCCTGGGCTGGCGGAACGCACCGAACCGGCCCGGACCAGCTGA
- a CDS encoding aminoglycoside phosphotransferase family protein has protein sequence MAFEPPQRLVRALGETPDPASDADWLERLPGLAEAALARRGVEPQRVQAPGGRSSLVVLVRYPDGTPAALKLAPPDARPDRELTALAHWGGFGAVRVLDTRHHGEDGALLLERLHPEVSLRSLPETKALLEACGTLRRLWVAPPAGHGLETVEERTRAQSEALRAAPEEVRALAEAALAVRAELTALPGEELLLHGSFRQGKVLAGERAPWLTVGPDPLVGERAYDLARLVRDRLEDQVASSAGAAGARRRVNKLADALEVDRDRLRGWTLFRAVESGNRALAAGRRRDAELLWEFAAWL, from the coding sequence ATGGCTTTCGAACCGCCGCAGCGGCTTGTACGGGCGCTCGGCGAGACGCCGGATCCGGCGTCGGACGCGGACTGGCTGGAGCGGTTGCCCGGCCTCGCCGAGGCCGCGCTGGCCCGGCGCGGGGTCGAGCCCCAGCGGGTGCAGGCCCCGGGCGGGCGCAGCAGCCTGGTCGTCCTCGTCCGCTACCCCGACGGGACCCCGGCGGCGCTGAAGCTGGCTCCCCCCGACGCCCGGCCCGACCGCGAGCTGACCGCGCTGGCCCACTGGGGCGGCTTCGGGGCGGTACGGGTCCTCGACACGCGCCACCACGGTGAGGACGGGGCGCTGCTGCTGGAGCGGCTGCACCCGGAGGTCTCCCTGCGCTCGCTCCCGGAGACGAAGGCGCTGCTGGAGGCCTGCGGCACGCTGCGCAGGCTGTGGGTGGCGCCGCCGGCCGGGCACGGCCTGGAGACGGTGGAGGAGCGCACGCGGGCCCAGTCGGAGGCGCTGCGCGCGGCGCCGGAGGAGGTGCGGGCGCTCGCGGAGGCGGCCCTGGCGGTGCGGGCGGAGCTGACGGCGCTGCCCGGCGAGGAACTGCTGCTGCACGGCAGCTTCCGCCAGGGGAAGGTGCTGGCCGGCGAGCGGGCGCCGTGGCTGACGGTGGGCCCGGATCCGCTCGTCGGCGAGCGGGCGTACGACCTGGCGCGGCTGGTGCGCGACCGGCTGGAGGACCAGGTGGCCTCCTCGGCGGGGGCCGCGGGCGCGCGGCGCCGGGTGAACAAGCTGGCCGACGCGCTGGAGGTGGACCGGGACCGACTGCGGGGCTGGACGCTGTTCCGGGCGGTGGAGTCGGGCAACCGGGCCCTCGCCGCGGGACGGCGGCGGGATGCGGAGCTGTTGTGGGAGTTCGCGGCCTGGTTGTAG
- a CDS encoding slipin family protein codes for MVEELLTAVVAAGAGIGVYAVAASRVVKQYERGVVFRFGRLRQGVRGPGYTMVVPGVDRLRKVNIQIVTMPVPAQEGITRDNVTVRVDAVVYFKVVDAASAVVEVEDYRFAVSQMAQTSLRSIIGKSDLDDLLSNREQLNQGLELMIDSPAVGWGVQIDRVEIKDVSLPETMKRSMARQAEADRERRARVINADAELQASKKLAQAAEVMSEQPAALQLRLLQTVVAVAAEKNSTLVLPFPVELLRFLERAAPVPGAAPAAPRPASAALEADAQSPAPPPEAAAPARPVDPAAPAAPAAGAEAAAAPPAELPADPAGPPERPAGP; via the coding sequence ATGGTCGAGGAACTGCTGACAGCGGTGGTCGCCGCGGGTGCGGGCATCGGGGTCTACGCGGTCGCCGCGTCGCGGGTGGTGAAGCAGTACGAACGGGGCGTGGTCTTCCGCTTCGGCCGGCTGCGGCAGGGCGTGCGCGGGCCCGGGTACACGATGGTCGTGCCGGGGGTCGACCGGCTGCGCAAGGTGAACATCCAGATCGTGACGATGCCGGTGCCGGCCCAGGAGGGCATCACGCGGGACAACGTCACGGTGCGGGTGGACGCGGTCGTGTACTTCAAGGTGGTCGACGCGGCCAGCGCGGTCGTCGAGGTGGAGGACTACCGGTTCGCGGTCTCGCAGATGGCGCAGACCTCGCTGCGGTCGATCATCGGCAAGTCCGACCTGGACGACCTGCTGTCCAACCGGGAGCAGCTCAACCAGGGGCTGGAGCTGATGATCGACAGTCCGGCGGTGGGATGGGGCGTGCAGATCGACCGGGTCGAGATCAAGGACGTGTCCCTGCCGGAGACGATGAAGCGGTCGATGGCGCGGCAGGCGGAGGCGGACCGGGAGCGGCGGGCGCGGGTGATCAACGCGGACGCGGAGCTCCAGGCGTCGAAGAAGCTGGCCCAGGCGGCGGAGGTGATGTCGGAGCAGCCGGCGGCCCTGCAGCTGCGGCTGCTGCAGACGGTGGTCGCGGTCGCGGCGGAGAAGAACTCGACGCTGGTCCTGCCGTTCCCCGTGGAGCTGCTGCGCTTCCTGGAGCGCGCGGCCCCGGTCCCGGGCGCCGCCCCGGCTGCCCCCCGCCCGGCCTCCGCGGCCCTCGAAGCGGACGCGCAGTCCCCGGCCCCTCCGCCGGAAGCGGCGGCGCCCGCCCGTCCGGTGGACCCCGCGGCTCCGGCGGCACCGGCGGCGGGAGCCGAGGCGGCGGCTGCGCCGCCCGCGGAGCTCCCGGCGGACCCGGCCGGGCCGCCGGAGCGGCCGGCCGGGCCGTAG
- a CDS encoding proline--tRNA ligase, whose amino-acid sequence MSTQHVQRMSRLMAKTLREDPADAETLSHRLLVRAGYVRRSSAGVWTWLPLGKRVLDNVSRVVREEMDAIGAQEVLLPALLPKEPYEVSGRWSEYGDLLFRLKDRKGADYLLGPTHEEIFTLLVKDQCTSYKDLPVMLYQIQTKYRDEARPRSGVLRGREFQMKDSYSFDVSDEGLEESYRLHRQAYVRIFERLGLDHRIVSAVSGAMGGSASEEFLAPAGAGEDTFADCPACSYAANTEAVTFALAPVSAEHPAAEEVDTPDTPTIETLAAHLGVPASATLKNLLVKVDGEIVAVGVPGDREVDLGKLGEHLAPAVVELVTAEDFADRPDLVRGYVGPQGLDKVRYLADPRVAPGTAWVTGANRPDTHARNVVCGRDFEVDRYLDVVVVEPGDPCPACGTGLRLDRAIEIGHIFQLGRKYADAFGLDVLGREGKPVRVTMGSYGIGVSRAVAALAEQTADERGLCWPAAVAPADVHVVAAGKAVPLALAEAAAATLAEAGRRVLLDDRAGLSPGVKLTDAELIGVPWILVAGRRSAEGVVELQDRAAGTREELPLDEALARLT is encoded by the coding sequence ATGTCTACGCAACACGTGCAGCGCATGTCCCGCCTCATGGCCAAGACCCTCCGCGAGGACCCGGCCGACGCCGAAACCCTCAGCCACCGGCTCCTGGTCCGCGCCGGCTACGTACGGCGCAGCTCGGCCGGGGTGTGGACCTGGCTGCCGCTCGGCAAGCGGGTCCTGGACAACGTCTCGCGCGTGGTCCGCGAGGAGATGGACGCGATCGGCGCCCAGGAGGTGCTGCTCCCGGCCCTGCTGCCCAAGGAGCCGTACGAGGTCAGCGGCCGGTGGTCCGAATACGGCGACCTGCTGTTCCGGCTGAAGGACCGCAAGGGCGCCGACTACCTGCTCGGCCCCACCCACGAGGAGATCTTCACCCTGCTGGTGAAGGACCAGTGCACCTCGTACAAGGACCTGCCGGTCATGCTCTACCAGATCCAGACCAAGTACCGCGACGAGGCCCGGCCCCGGTCCGGCGTGCTGCGCGGCCGCGAGTTCCAGATGAAGGACTCGTACTCCTTCGACGTCTCCGACGAGGGGCTGGAGGAGTCCTACCGGCTCCACCGCCAGGCGTACGTGCGGATCTTCGAGCGGCTCGGCCTCGACCACCGGATCGTGTCGGCGGTCTCGGGGGCCATGGGCGGCTCGGCGTCGGAGGAGTTCCTGGCGCCCGCCGGCGCGGGCGAGGACACCTTCGCGGACTGCCCGGCCTGCTCGTACGCGGCCAACACCGAGGCCGTGACCTTCGCCCTCGCCCCGGTGTCCGCGGAGCACCCGGCCGCGGAGGAGGTGGACACCCCCGACACCCCGACCATCGAGACCCTGGCCGCGCACCTGGGCGTCCCGGCCTCCGCGACCCTGAAGAACCTCCTGGTCAAGGTGGACGGCGAGATCGTCGCCGTCGGCGTGCCCGGCGACCGCGAGGTCGACCTGGGCAAGCTCGGCGAGCACCTGGCCCCGGCCGTGGTCGAGCTGGTGACGGCCGAGGACTTCGCGGACCGCCCCGACCTCGTACGGGGCTACGTCGGCCCGCAGGGCCTCGACAAGGTCCGCTATCTGGCCGACCCGCGCGTGGCCCCCGGCACCGCCTGGGTCACCGGCGCCAACCGGCCCGACACCCACGCCCGCAACGTGGTCTGCGGCCGGGACTTCGAGGTGGACCGCTACCTCGACGTCGTCGTCGTGGAGCCGGGCGACCCCTGCCCCGCCTGCGGGACGGGCCTGCGGCTCGACCGGGCGATCGAGATCGGGCACATCTTCCAGCTGGGCCGCAAGTACGCGGACGCCTTCGGCCTCGACGTGCTGGGCCGCGAGGGCAAGCCGGTCCGGGTCACGATGGGCTCGTACGGCATCGGCGTCTCGCGCGCGGTGGCCGCCCTGGCCGAGCAGACCGCCGACGAACGCGGGCTGTGCTGGCCGGCCGCGGTGGCGCCGGCCGACGTGCACGTGGTGGCCGCGGGCAAGGCCGTCCCGCTGGCCCTCGCCGAGGCGGCCGCCGCCACGCTGGCGGAGGCGGGCCGGCGCGTGCTCCTGGACGATCGGGCGGGACTCTCGCCGGGCGTGAAGCTCACGGACGCGGAGCTCATCGGGGTCCCGTGGATCCTGGTCGCGGGGCGCCGCTCGGCCGAGGGCGTCGTCGAACTCCAGGACCGCGCCGCGGGCACCCGCGAGGAACTGCCCCTGGACGAGGCCCTCGCCCGCCTGACCTAG
- a CDS encoding GNAT family N-acetyltransferase, protein MLPTGVRIGPLDLAARVDEALRVQAVAFGLSEEEVGIRRYIVQRHMTCRGARALGAFSDDGALTGFVYGMPNDRSHWWSTIVEPHLRAGGHEDWLDHSFVITELHVHPGFQGHGVGRALITALTDDAAEPRSILSAIDTDSPARGLYRALGYTDLARRVHFPSASLPYAVMGAPLPLLRR, encoded by the coding sequence ATGCTGCCTACCGGAGTCCGCATCGGCCCCCTCGACCTCGCCGCCCGGGTGGACGAGGCCCTGCGCGTGCAGGCCGTCGCCTTCGGGCTCAGCGAGGAGGAGGTCGGCATCCGGCGCTACATCGTCCAGCGCCACATGACCTGCCGGGGCGCCCGCGCCCTGGGCGCCTTCAGCGACGACGGCGCCCTCACCGGCTTCGTGTACGGGATGCCCAACGACCGCTCCCACTGGTGGTCCACCATCGTCGAGCCCCACCTGCGCGCCGGCGGCCACGAGGACTGGCTCGACCACTCCTTCGTGATCACCGAACTCCACGTCCACCCCGGCTTCCAGGGCCACGGAGTGGGCCGCGCGCTCATCACCGCCCTCACCGACGACGCCGCCGAGCCGCGCTCCATCCTCTCCGCCATCGACACCGACAGCCCCGCCCGCGGCCTCTACCGGGCCCTCGGCTACACCGACCTCGCCCGCAGGGTCCACTTCCCGAGCGCGAGCCTCCCGTACGCCGTCATGGGCGCCCCGCTGCCCCTGCTGCGCCGCTGA
- a CDS encoding GNAT family N-acetyltransferase has translation MTQTTTRVLEPSDLDAALEVLGREPVANAFVTSRVQVAGLDPWRLGGEMWGWYADGELLSLCYAGANLVPVCAGPDAVRAFADRARRTGRRCSSIVGPAEATRLLWQLLEPAWGPARDVRSRQPLMTIDHPSTTVAPDPQVRRVRKDEMDLIMPACVAMFTEEVGISPMVGDGGLLYQARVAELVGSGRSFARVDDGRVVFKAEIGAATPGACQIQGVWVDPAFRGRGHSEAGMAAVVAYALRDVAPVVSLYVNDFNTAARAAYRRVGFREVGAFMSVLF, from the coding sequence TTGACGCAGACCACCACCCGGGTCCTTGAGCCCAGTGATCTCGACGCCGCCCTCGAAGTCCTCGGACGCGAGCCGGTCGCGAACGCCTTCGTCACCTCGCGGGTCCAGGTCGCCGGACTCGATCCGTGGCGCCTGGGCGGCGAGATGTGGGGCTGGTACGCCGACGGCGAGCTCCTCTCCCTGTGCTACGCCGGCGCCAACCTGGTCCCGGTCTGCGCCGGACCCGACGCCGTGCGCGCCTTCGCCGACCGCGCCCGCCGCACCGGCCGCCGCTGCTCCTCCATCGTCGGCCCCGCCGAGGCCACCCGGCTGCTCTGGCAGCTCCTGGAGCCCGCCTGGGGCCCGGCCCGCGACGTCCGCTCCCGGCAGCCGCTCATGACCATCGACCACCCGTCCACCACGGTCGCGCCCGACCCGCAGGTCCGCCGCGTCCGCAAGGACGAGATGGACCTGATCATGCCCGCCTGCGTCGCCATGTTCACCGAGGAGGTGGGCATCTCCCCGATGGTCGGCGACGGCGGCCTGCTCTACCAGGCCCGCGTCGCCGAACTCGTGGGCAGCGGCCGCTCCTTCGCCCGCGTCGACGACGGCCGGGTCGTCTTCAAGGCCGAGATCGGCGCCGCCACCCCCGGCGCCTGCCAGATCCAGGGCGTCTGGGTGGACCCCGCCTTCCGAGGCCGCGGCCACTCCGAGGCCGGCATGGCCGCCGTCGTCGCCTACGCGCTGCGCGACGTGGCCCCCGTGGTCAGCCTCTACGTCAACGACTTCAACACCGCGGCCCGCGCCGCCTACCGCCGCGTCGGCTTCCGCGAGGTCGGCGCCTTCATGAGCGTCCTGTTCTGA
- the ispG gene encoding flavodoxin-dependent (E)-4-hydroxy-3-methylbut-2-enyl-diphosphate synthase, producing the protein MTAISLGMPAVPTKLADRRVSRKIQVGSVAVGGDAPVSVQSMTTTRTSDIGATLQQIAELTASGCNIVRVACPTQDDADALAVIAKKSQIPVIADIHFQPKYVFAAIDAGCAAVRVNPGNIKQFDDKVKEIARAAKDTGTPIRIGVNAGSLDARLLKKYGKATPEALVESALWEASLFEEHGFGDIKISVKHNDPVVMVNAYRQLAAACDYPLHLGVTEAGPAFQGTIKSAVAFGALLSEGIGDTIRVSLSAPPVEEVKVGIQILESLNLKPRRLEIVSCPSCGRAQVDVYKLAEEVTAGLEGMEVPLRVAVMGCVVNGPGEAREADLGVASGNGKGQIFVKGEVIKTVPESKIVETLIEEAMKIAEQMEKDGVTSGEPTVAIGV; encoded by the coding sequence ATGACTGCCATCTCTCTCGGAATGCCTGCCGTACCGACGAAGCTCGCCGACCGACGGGTCAGCCGCAAGATCCAGGTCGGTTCCGTGGCCGTCGGCGGCGACGCACCCGTGTCGGTGCAGTCGATGACCACCACCCGCACCTCCGACATCGGCGCCACGCTCCAGCAGATCGCCGAGCTGACCGCCTCCGGCTGCAACATCGTCCGGGTGGCCTGCCCGACCCAGGACGACGCCGACGCCCTCGCCGTCATCGCGAAGAAGTCGCAGATCCCGGTGATCGCCGACATCCACTTCCAGCCCAAGTACGTGTTCGCCGCGATCGACGCCGGCTGCGCCGCGGTCCGCGTGAACCCGGGCAACATCAAGCAGTTCGACGACAAGGTCAAGGAGATCGCGCGGGCCGCCAAGGACACCGGCACCCCCATCCGGATCGGCGTGAACGCGGGCTCCCTCGACGCCCGGCTGCTGAAGAAGTACGGCAAGGCCACCCCCGAGGCGCTCGTCGAGTCCGCGCTGTGGGAGGCCTCGCTCTTCGAGGAGCACGGCTTCGGCGACATCAAGATCTCGGTCAAGCACAACGACCCGGTCGTGATGGTCAACGCCTACCGCCAGCTCGCCGCCGCCTGCGACTACCCCCTGCACCTCGGCGTCACCGAGGCCGGACCGGCCTTCCAGGGCACCATCAAGTCCGCCGTCGCCTTCGGCGCGCTGCTCTCCGAGGGCATCGGCGACACCATCCGCGTCTCCCTCTCCGCCCCGCCGGTCGAGGAGGTCAAGGTCGGCATCCAGATCCTGGAGTCGCTGAACCTCAAGCCCCGCCGCCTGGAGATCGTCTCCTGCCCCTCCTGCGGCCGGGCCCAGGTCGACGTCTACAAGCTGGCCGAGGAGGTCACGGCGGGCCTGGAGGGCATGGAGGTCCCGCTGCGCGTCGCGGTCATGGGCTGCGTCGTGAACGGCCCCGGCGAGGCCCGCGAGGCCGACCTCGGCGTCGCCTCCGGCAACGGCAAGGGCCAGATCTTCGTCAAGGGCGAGGTCATCAAGACCGTCCCCGAGTCGAAGATCGTGGAGACCCTCATCGAAGAGGCGATGAAGATCGCCGAGCAGATGGAGAAGGACGGCGTGACCTCCGGCGAGCCCACGGTCGCCATCGGCGTCTGA
- a CDS encoding M50 family metallopeptidase yields MTVLMTVLGVVIFAVGLLVSIAWHELGHLSTAKIFGIRVPQYMVGFGPTIWSRMKGETEYGIKAIPMGGYIRMIGMFPPGEDGRVTARSTSPFRSMIEDARSAAYEELRPGDEDRLFYTRKPWKRVIVMFAGPFMNLVLAVAIFLTTLMAFGLNTQTTSVASVSDCVIQQSEKRTSCAAGDPAAPAKAAGLLAGDKIVAFNGRPTDDWSALQKDIRATVGPATLTVERAGRTVELKADLIKNTVAKTDGSGQYVKDQYVTAGFLGFAPATGYVPQSFGQSVGRMGEMMQTGVQSLVALPSKVPDLWNAAFNGAERAQDSPMGVVGAARVSGEIFNLDLPPTHILVIFLNLLAGFNLSLFLFNMLPLLPLDGGHIAGALWESLRRNVARVFRRPDPGPFDVAKLMPVAYVVASVFICFTLLVMVADVVNPIKIT; encoded by the coding sequence ATGACGGTTCTGATGACGGTGCTCGGGGTCGTGATCTTCGCGGTGGGGCTGCTGGTCTCCATCGCCTGGCACGAGCTGGGCCACCTGTCCACGGCCAAGATCTTCGGCATCCGGGTGCCGCAGTACATGGTCGGCTTCGGCCCGACGATCTGGTCGCGGATGAAGGGCGAGACCGAGTACGGCATCAAGGCCATCCCGATGGGCGGCTACATCCGCATGATCGGGATGTTCCCGCCCGGCGAGGACGGCAGGGTCACGGCCCGCTCGACCTCGCCGTTCCGGTCGATGATCGAGGACGCCCGCTCGGCGGCCTACGAGGAGCTCCGCCCCGGCGACGAGGACCGGCTCTTCTACACGCGCAAGCCGTGGAAGCGCGTGATCGTGATGTTCGCCGGACCGTTCATGAACCTGGTCCTGGCCGTGGCGATCTTCCTCACCACGCTGATGGCCTTCGGACTCAACACCCAGACCACCTCCGTCGCCTCGGTCTCCGACTGCGTCATCCAGCAGAGCGAGAAGCGCACCAGCTGCGCCGCCGGCGATCCGGCCGCCCCCGCCAAGGCCGCCGGACTCCTGGCCGGGGACAAGATCGTCGCCTTCAACGGCCGCCCCACCGACGACTGGTCCGCGCTGCAGAAGGACATCCGCGCGACCGTCGGCCCCGCCACCCTCACCGTCGAGCGGGCCGGCCGGACCGTCGAGCTCAAGGCGGACCTCATCAAGAACACGGTCGCCAAGACGGACGGCAGCGGCCAGTACGTGAAGGACCAGTACGTCACCGCCGGCTTCCTCGGCTTCGCGCCCGCCACCGGCTACGTGCCCCAGTCCTTCGGCCAGTCCGTCGGCCGCATGGGCGAGATGATGCAGACCGGCGTGCAGTCGCTGGTCGCCCTGCCGTCCAAGGTCCCGGACCTGTGGAACGCGGCCTTCAACGGGGCCGAGCGCGCCCAGGACAGCCCGATGGGCGTCGTCGGCGCCGCCCGGGTCAGCGGGGAGATCTTCAACCTGGACCTGCCGCCCACGCACATCCTGGTGATCTTCCTCAACCTGCTGGCCGGCTTCAACCTCTCGCTGTTCCTCTTCAACATGCTCCCGCTGCTCCCGCTGGACGGCGGACACATCGCGGGCGCCCTGTGGGAATCGCTCCGGCGCAACGTGGCGCGGGTGTTCAGGCGCCCCGACCCGGGCCCGTTCGACGTGGCGAAGCTGATGCCGGTGGCCTACGTGGTGGCGAGCGTCTTCATCTGCTTCACCCTGCTGGTGATGGTCGCCGACGTGGTCAACCCCATCAAGATCACCTGA